A single window of Pseudarthrobacter psychrotolerans DNA harbors:
- a CDS encoding bifunctional aldolase/short-chain dehydrogenase → MTTQKTDNTTVEDLIARSNRLGADKRNTNFAGGNTSAKGTEKDPVTGEDVQLLWVKGSGGDLGTLTAGNLAVLRLDRLNALKNVYPGVEREDEMVAAFDYCLHGKGGAAPSIDTAMHGLVDAGHVDHLHPDSGIAIATAVDGEALTTKIFGNKVLWVPWRRPGFQLGLDIAAIKDATPQAIGTILGGHGITAWGDTSEEAEANSLWIIEQAEKYIEDNGKAEPFGPGLPGYGPLPEAERRAKAAALAPVIRGLASTDKPLLGHFSDDAVVLDFLAAAEHPRLGALGTSCPDHFLRTKVKPLILDLPADASIEDSITRLKELHAAYREDYQAYYDRHAVADSPALRGADPAIVLVPGVGMFSYGANKQTARVAGEFYLNAINVMRGAEAISTYAPIEESEKFRIEYWSLEEAKLARLPKPKSHASRIALVTGAASGIGKAIATRLAADGACVVIADLNLENAEKVAAELGGADVAIGVQADVTDEAQIAAAIQDAVLAFGGLDLVVNNAGLSISKPLLETTEQDWDLQHNVMAKGSFLVSKAAAKVMINQDMGGDIVYISSKNSVFAGPNNIAYSATKADQAHQVRLLAAELGEHGIRVNGINPDGVVRGSGIFAGGWGAKRAAVYGVDEQELGKYYAQRTLLKREVLPEHVANAASVLTSAELSHTTGLHIPVDAGVAAAFLR, encoded by the coding sequence ATGACTACGCAGAAGACAGACAACACGACTGTTGAAGACCTGATTGCGCGTTCCAACCGCCTCGGCGCGGACAAGCGGAACACCAACTTTGCCGGCGGCAACACCTCGGCCAAGGGCACGGAGAAGGACCCGGTCACGGGCGAGGACGTCCAGCTGCTCTGGGTCAAGGGCTCCGGCGGGGACCTCGGCACGTTGACGGCCGGGAACCTTGCCGTGCTGCGCCTGGACCGGCTCAACGCGCTGAAGAACGTCTACCCGGGCGTGGAGCGGGAGGATGAGATGGTGGCCGCTTTTGATTACTGCTTGCACGGCAAGGGCGGCGCCGCGCCGTCGATTGATACTGCCATGCACGGGTTGGTGGACGCCGGGCATGTGGACCACCTGCACCCGGATTCCGGGATCGCGATTGCCACCGCGGTGGACGGCGAAGCGCTGACCACCAAGATCTTCGGCAACAAGGTTCTCTGGGTGCCGTGGCGCCGTCCCGGTTTCCAGCTGGGTCTGGACATCGCCGCGATCAAGGACGCCACCCCGCAGGCCATCGGCACCATCCTGGGCGGCCACGGCATCACCGCCTGGGGCGACACCAGCGAGGAAGCCGAGGCCAACTCGCTCTGGATCATCGAACAGGCCGAGAAGTACATCGAGGACAACGGCAAGGCCGAACCCTTCGGCCCCGGGCTCCCCGGTTACGGTCCGCTGCCGGAGGCAGAGCGGCGCGCCAAAGCCGCCGCACTCGCCCCGGTGATCCGCGGGCTCGCGTCCACCGACAAACCGCTGCTGGGGCACTTCAGTGATGACGCCGTGGTCCTTGACTTCCTGGCAGCCGCCGAGCACCCGCGACTGGGCGCCCTGGGCACGTCCTGCCCGGATCATTTCCTACGCACCAAGGTCAAGCCGCTGATCCTGGACCTGCCCGCCGATGCCTCGATCGAGGATTCCATTACACGGCTGAAGGAACTCCACGCGGCCTACCGCGAGGACTACCAGGCCTACTACGACCGCCACGCCGTCGCGGATTCACCCGCCCTGCGCGGCGCGGACCCGGCCATCGTGCTGGTCCCGGGCGTGGGCATGTTCTCGTACGGTGCGAACAAGCAGACCGCCCGGGTTGCCGGCGAGTTCTACCTCAACGCGATCAACGTGATGCGAGGCGCCGAGGCGATCTCCACCTACGCCCCGATCGAGGAATCCGAGAAGTTCCGGATCGAATACTGGTCACTCGAGGAAGCCAAACTGGCACGCCTGCCCAAGCCGAAGAGCCATGCCTCCCGCATCGCGCTGGTGACGGGCGCGGCGTCGGGCATCGGCAAGGCGATTGCCACCCGGTTGGCGGCCGACGGCGCGTGCGTAGTCATTGCCGACCTGAACCTCGAGAACGCGGAAAAGGTCGCCGCGGAACTCGGCGGCGCGGACGTCGCCATCGGCGTCCAGGCGGACGTGACCGATGAGGCGCAGATCGCAGCCGCCATCCAGGACGCGGTGCTGGCGTTCGGCGGGCTGGACCTGGTGGTCAACAACGCAGGCCTGTCCATCTCCAAGCCGCTGCTGGAAACCACCGAGCAGGACTGGGACCTGCAGCACAACGTCATGGCCAAGGGCTCCTTCCTGGTCTCCAAGGCCGCGGCGAAGGTCATGATCAACCAGGACATGGGCGGGGACATCGTCTACATCTCCTCCAAGAACTCCGTGTTCGCGGGCCCGAACAACATCGCCTACTCCGCCACCAAAGCAGACCAGGCGCACCAGGTCCGGCTCCTCGCGGCCGAACTCGGCGAACACGGCATCCGCGTGAACGGCATCAACCCCGACGGCGTGGTCCGCGGCTCCGGTATCTTCGCCGGCGGCTGGGGCGCCAAGCGCGCCGCGGTCTACGGTGTGGACGAGCAGGAACTCGGCAAGTACTACGCCCAGCGCACCCTGCTCAAGCGCGAAGTCCTGCCCGAGCACGTGGCCAACGCCGCCTCGGTCCTCACCAGCGCCGAGCTGTCCCACACCACCGGACTCCACATCCCCGTGGACGCCGGGGTGGCAGCAGCCTTCCTCCGATGA
- the rhaI gene encoding L-rhamnose isomerase, whose protein sequence is MNDVATALGRLGELAIEVPSWAYGNSGTRFKVFGTLGTPRTVQEKIADAAKVHELTGLAPTVALHIPWDKVDDYAALKEYAAGLGVGLGTINSNTFQDDEYKFGSLTSSNGSVRRRAIAHHLECIEIMHATGSQDLKIWLADGTNYPGQDDMRGRQDRLAESLQEIYAGLGGNQRLVLEYKFFEPAFYHTDVPDWGTSYAHTLALGDKAMVCLDTGHHAPGTNIEFIVMQLLRLGKLGSFDFNSRFYADDDLIVGAADPFQLFRIMYEVIRGGGFGKDSHVALMLDQCHNLEEKIPGQIRSVLNVQEMTARALLVDTAALGEAQRSGDVLAANGVFNDAFYTDVRPILAEWRESRGLPADPMAAFKASGYQKQINEDRVGGQQAGWGA, encoded by the coding sequence ATGAATGACGTAGCAACGGCGCTGGGCAGGCTCGGGGAGCTTGCCATCGAGGTCCCTTCGTGGGCTTATGGAAATTCCGGCACGCGCTTTAAGGTGTTCGGCACGCTGGGTACCCCGCGGACGGTGCAGGAGAAGATCGCGGACGCCGCGAAGGTGCACGAGCTGACCGGCCTGGCCCCGACGGTGGCCCTGCATATCCCGTGGGACAAGGTGGATGACTACGCGGCTCTGAAGGAGTACGCGGCGGGTCTGGGCGTGGGCCTGGGCACTATCAACTCCAACACATTCCAGGATGACGAGTACAAGTTCGGTTCGCTGACGTCCTCGAACGGGTCAGTGCGGCGCCGGGCCATCGCCCACCACCTGGAGTGCATCGAGATCATGCACGCCACGGGCTCGCAGGACCTGAAGATCTGGCTGGCGGACGGCACCAACTACCCGGGCCAGGACGATATGCGCGGGCGTCAGGACCGGTTGGCCGAGTCGCTGCAGGAGATCTACGCGGGCCTGGGCGGGAACCAGCGCCTGGTGCTGGAATACAAGTTCTTCGAGCCGGCTTTTTACCACACCGATGTTCCGGACTGGGGCACCTCGTACGCGCATACCCTGGCGCTGGGCGATAAGGCGATGGTCTGCCTGGACACCGGCCACCATGCGCCGGGCACGAACATCGAGTTCATCGTGATGCAGCTGCTGCGCCTGGGCAAGCTCGGCTCTTTTGACTTTAACTCCCGTTTCTACGCGGACGATGACCTCATTGTGGGTGCAGCCGATCCGTTCCAGCTGTTCCGGATCATGTACGAGGTCATCCGCGGCGGCGGGTTCGGGAAGGATTCACACGTGGCCCTGATGCTGGACCAGTGCCACAACCTGGAGGAGAAGATCCCGGGCCAGATCCGCTCGGTCCTGAACGTCCAGGAAATGACGGCCCGCGCCCTGCTGGTGGACACCGCGGCCCTGGGCGAGGCCCAGCGGTCCGGGGATGTCCTGGCCGCCAACGGCGTCTTCAACGATGCCTTCTACACCGACGTCCGGCCCATCCTGGCCGAATGGCGTGAATCCCGCGGCCTGCCCGCGGACCCGATGGCCGCGTTCAAGGCCAGCGGATACCAGAAACAGATCAACGAGGACCGCGTCGGCGGCCAGCAAGCCGGATGGGGCGCATAG
- a CDS encoding L-rhamnose mutarotase, translating into MRVCFRSSVQPGLIDEYRRRHAAVWPEMLRALKDAGWRDYSLFLGADGLLIGYLECDDFDAVRARMALTGVNTRWQAEMASLFDNPDQAPDEGFQVLEEVFNLDRQLAAAESTGS; encoded by the coding sequence ATGAGGGTTTGTTTCCGCTCCTCGGTCCAGCCGGGGCTGATCGACGAATACCGGCGCCGGCATGCTGCCGTGTGGCCGGAGATGCTCCGTGCGTTGAAGGACGCCGGCTGGCGCGACTACTCGCTGTTCCTGGGCGCGGACGGGCTCCTTATCGGCTACCTGGAATGCGACGATTTCGACGCCGTCCGGGCACGAATGGCGCTGACCGGGGTCAACACCCGCTGGCAGGCCGAGATGGCTTCTCTGTTTGACAACCCGGACCAGGCGCCCGACGAAGGGTTCCAGGTCCTCGAGGAAGTCTTCAACCTTGACCGTCAGCTCGCGGCGGCGGAGTCCACCGGCAGCTGA
- a CDS encoding LacI family DNA-binding transcriptional regulator has translation MNRSASIKDVANHASVAVGTVSNVLNYPDRVSQRTKERVLRAIEELGFVRNDAARQLRAGHSRTIGLIVLDVGNPFFTSVVRAAEDAAALQGSAVLVGDSGHNASRESNYIDLFQEQRVQGLLISPVGDVTARIDQLRERGVPTVLVDRLADESKYSSVSVDDDAGGYLAARHLLDTGRRRLAFVGGPTSIRQVADRLQGAQRAVKEEPDATLEVLDSDGQTVLAGRSVGNMLVERGDLPDGIFCANDLLALGVMQSLTMTHTVRIPEDIALIGYDDIDFAVSAVVPLSSIRQPTEALGRTAIELLAEELESDTPKHRAVIFTPELVVRQSTAPAKGSSAG, from the coding sequence ATGAATCGCTCAGCCAGCATCAAGGACGTCGCCAACCATGCCAGTGTTGCCGTGGGCACGGTCTCCAACGTCCTGAACTACCCGGACCGGGTCTCGCAGCGGACCAAGGAACGTGTCCTGCGGGCCATCGAGGAGCTCGGCTTCGTGCGCAACGACGCCGCCCGCCAGCTGCGCGCCGGCCACAGCAGGACCATTGGGCTGATCGTGCTCGACGTTGGCAACCCCTTCTTCACGTCGGTGGTCCGTGCCGCCGAGGATGCCGCGGCGCTCCAGGGCAGCGCCGTACTAGTGGGCGACAGCGGCCACAACGCCAGCCGGGAATCCAACTACATCGACCTGTTCCAAGAGCAGCGGGTGCAGGGGCTGCTGATCTCGCCCGTGGGAGACGTCACCGCCCGCATCGACCAGCTCCGCGAGCGCGGTGTGCCCACCGTCCTGGTGGACCGGCTCGCCGATGAGAGCAAGTACAGCTCCGTCTCAGTGGACGACGACGCCGGCGGTTACCTCGCTGCCCGGCACCTGCTGGACACCGGCCGCCGTCGGCTCGCCTTTGTGGGCGGCCCCACCTCCATCCGTCAGGTAGCGGACCGGCTGCAGGGTGCGCAGCGCGCCGTGAAGGAGGAACCCGATGCCACTCTTGAGGTCCTTGATTCCGACGGCCAGACTGTGCTGGCCGGCCGGAGCGTGGGCAACATGCTGGTGGAGCGCGGGGACCTGCCGGACGGCATCTTCTGCGCCAACGACCTCCTGGCCCTGGGCGTGATGCAGTCCCTGACCATGACCCACACCGTGCGGATTCCCGAGGACATCGCCCTGATCGGCTATGACGACATCGACTTCGCCGTCTCCGCCGTGGTCCCCCTCTCCTCCATCCGGCAGCCCACCGAGGCGCTGGGGCGCACAGCCATCGAGCTACTGGCCGAGGAACTCGAGTCCGACACTCCAAAGCACCGGGCCGTCATCTTCACCCCCGAACTGGTGGTCCGGCAGAGCACCGCCCCGGCGAAGGGATCCTCCGCCGGCTAG